A window of the Lactuca sativa cultivar Salinas chromosome 7, Lsat_Salinas_v11, whole genome shotgun sequence genome harbors these coding sequences:
- the LOC111894571 gene encoding uncharacterized protein LOC111894571, whose amino-acid sequence MDGGEWTEVRRRNPSDNRKENESESSYFVTNIPDRATKLEFRKIFSKFGRLSDVYFGGKKGVNGKCFGFIRFQGVEDTKEMESMLNGTKCRNNTLKINIAKHERKIPGQSRVRKFQWWLVEP is encoded by the coding sequence ATGGATGGAGGTGAATGGACGGAGGTGCGGCGGCGTAACCCATCCGACAACCGAAAAGAGAATGAAAGTGAATCTAGCTACTTTGTCACGAACATCCCAGACAGAGCGACTAAATTGGAATTCCGAAAGATCTTTTCAAAGTTTGGAAGGCTATCGGATGTATACTTCGGCGGCAAGAAAGGTGTTAACGGGAAGTGCTTTGGGTTTATCAGATTCCAGGGGGTGGAAGACACCAAAGAAATGGAGTCTATGCTGAACGGCACCAAGTGCAGAAATAACACGTTGAAGATAAATATtgcaaagcatgaaaggaaaatCCCAGGCCAAAGCAGGGTAAGAAAGTTCCAGTGGTGGCTTGTAGAACCGTAG
- the LOC111894580 gene encoding uncharacterized protein LOC111894580 isoform X1, with translation MAAAEARAAWQRTANRCFVQEDAKRAPKLACVPPASSSSLFKQADTTTPSTNGNGVDDFAPPTANSMYSNLSSDSRWWLHLQPNPSNYMYQKEQVSSTLEFVDIMDSQSSVKGYYNLGEESYEFVEMDSGSKQVDEFSLGSEFPHWMERESENSHEELPLPWWHKDDLASFVAQRSQDFMENCDLPQPQSQNTSFTCFGLSKPQNSASIHGTAVRPLSSTTTTTTVAVDEGGEMDPSKRKLLEALCHSQTRAREAEKAAKQAYEEKQHVVKLIFKQASQLFAYKQWLYLLQLENLYNQIKANKIPSASPWNVKPAKRKTPKPGYKDNDDDDDLIGKYAVAFAVGLGLVGAGLLLGWTVGWMFII, from the exons ATGGCTGCAGCTGAAGCAAGAGCAGCATGGCAGCGAACTGCAAACCGTTGTTTTGTCCAAGAAGATGCAAAAAGAGCTCCCAAATTAGCATGCGTCCCTCCAGCATCCTCGTCTTCACTGTTTAAACAAGCCGACACTACTACACCTTCAACAAATGGGAATGGGGTGGACGATTTTGCCCCTCCCACTGCCAACTCCATGTACTCGAATCTCTCTTCAGACTCAAGGTGGTGGCTTCATTTGCAGCCTAACCCTAGTAACTATATGTACCAAAAGGAACAGGTCAGCAGCACATTGGAATTTGTCGACATTATGGATTCTCAATCAAGTGTGAAGGGTTATTATAATTTAGGGGAAGAGTCTTATGAGTTTGTGGAGATGGATTCTGGTTCTAAACAAGTGGATGAGTTCAGTTTGGGGTCTGAATTCCCTCACTGGATGGAAAGGGAGAGTGAGAATAGCCATGAGGAGCTGCCATTGCCATGGTGGCACAAAGATGACCTGGCATCCTTTGTGGCACAGAGATCACAAGATTTCATGGAGAATTGTGATCTGCCTCAGCCTCAAAGTCAAAACACAAGTTTCACCTGTTTTGGACTTTCAAAGCCACAAAATTCAGCAAGCATCCATGGTACTGCTGTCAG ACCTTTAAGTagtactactactactactacagtAGCGGTTGATGAAGGAGGTGAGATGGATCCAAGCAAGCGTAAGCTGTTAGAAGCACTCTGTCATTCTCAAACGCGAGCAAGGGAAGCAGAAAAAGCAGCAAAACAGGCTTACGAGGAGAAACAACATGTTGTGAAGCTCATATTCAAACAAGCTTCTCAGTTATTCGCATATAAGCAATGGCTCTATCTTCTACAACTTGAGAATCTTTATAACCAAATCAAAGCAAACAAGATCCCATCAGCTTCTCCATGGAACGTGAAACCTGCCAAAAGGAAAACACCCAAACCAGGTTACaaagataatgatgatgatgatgatttaaTCGGTAAGTATGCTGTGGCTTTTGCTGTTGGATTAGGGCTTGTTGGTGCAGGTTTGCTTCTTGGGTGGACTGTTGGTTGGATGTTTATCATTTAG
- the LOC111894580 gene encoding uncharacterized protein LOC111894580 isoform X2, whose product MYSNLSSDSRWWLHLQPNPSNYMYQKEQVSSTLEFVDIMDSQSSVKGYYNLGEESYEFVEMDSGSKQVDEFSLGSEFPHWMERESENSHEELPLPWWHKDDLASFVAQRSQDFMENCDLPQPQSQNTSFTCFGLSKPQNSASIHGTAVRPLSSTTTTTTVAVDEGGEMDPSKRKLLEALCHSQTRAREAEKAAKQAYEEKQHVVKLIFKQASQLFAYKQWLYLLQLENLYNQIKANKIPSASPWNVKPAKRKTPKPGYKDNDDDDDLIGKYAVAFAVGLGLVGAGLLLGWTVGWMFII is encoded by the exons ATGTACTCGAATCTCTCTTCAGACTCAAGGTGGTGGCTTCATTTGCAGCCTAACCCTAGTAACTATATGTACCAAAAGGAACAGGTCAGCAGCACATTGGAATTTGTCGACATTATGGATTCTCAATCAAGTGTGAAGGGTTATTATAATTTAGGGGAAGAGTCTTATGAGTTTGTGGAGATGGATTCTGGTTCTAAACAAGTGGATGAGTTCAGTTTGGGGTCTGAATTCCCTCACTGGATGGAAAGGGAGAGTGAGAATAGCCATGAGGAGCTGCCATTGCCATGGTGGCACAAAGATGACCTGGCATCCTTTGTGGCACAGAGATCACAAGATTTCATGGAGAATTGTGATCTGCCTCAGCCTCAAAGTCAAAACACAAGTTTCACCTGTTTTGGACTTTCAAAGCCACAAAATTCAGCAAGCATCCATGGTACTGCTGTCAG ACCTTTAAGTagtactactactactactacagtAGCGGTTGATGAAGGAGGTGAGATGGATCCAAGCAAGCGTAAGCTGTTAGAAGCACTCTGTCATTCTCAAACGCGAGCAAGGGAAGCAGAAAAAGCAGCAAAACAGGCTTACGAGGAGAAACAACATGTTGTGAAGCTCATATTCAAACAAGCTTCTCAGTTATTCGCATATAAGCAATGGCTCTATCTTCTACAACTTGAGAATCTTTATAACCAAATCAAAGCAAACAAGATCCCATCAGCTTCTCCATGGAACGTGAAACCTGCCAAAAGGAAAACACCCAAACCAGGTTACaaagataatgatgatgatgatgatttaaTCGGTAAGTATGCTGTGGCTTTTGCTGTTGGATTAGGGCTTGTTGGTGCAGGTTTGCTTCTTGGGTGGACTGTTGGTTGGATGTTTATCATTTAG